The Herbiconiux sp. SALV-R1 nucleotide sequence GTATGCCTTCAGATCATTCTCGACTTGCGTGCTGACCGTGTCCGGACCCCCGAGGACCACGATGCGTCGTGGGGTCAACCGGGTGAGTTCTGCGCGCATGTCCGCAGAGATGGTGTTCTTCCCCACGAGGAGGATCGGTCCTTGGTCGTGACCGGCGGCCGCTGAACCGGGGAGCGCGTCAGCGAAGCCCTCGCCGGAGGCCACATACACGATCGGTCCGACAATTCCGTCGGACACGAACGCGTCGGCGGCGACGTTGGCCGACACGGTGTATCGGTCTGCTCCGGCAATCCGTTCGAGACGGGGAGTGACATGACCCATCGCCACGAATGCCTGAGGTGACCCAGGCGAAGGGGTCGTTCCTGTGAGGTCGGTCGCCGCCGACCGGAAAGCCACGAGGCTGCCGTCGCTGCTCAACCAGGGCAGGTCGGACTGCCCATTTCCTGCATTCGTACCGACGAGATTGCGGCTGGCGACCACGACGCTGCCGGTAAGGCGGTCACGCACGTAGACCTGAGTGTAGGGAAGCGGGAAACTTGAGCCCTCGGGGACGACATCGGTTTGAGCGGTATCGAATGCAAGATAGCGGCCGTCTTCGGAGAGCACAGGGTGCGCGGCTTTGGCGATGCCCATCGTGCCCGCGGCATTTGGGGTGCCGAGCGTGGTTGACTTCGCGATGAGGTCTCGTACGTAGATCGACGTACCCCCCACCGCCGGATGCTTCTCGTTGATGTCAGAGGCTTCGCTCGTGAAAGCGACAGTGGTGCCGTCAGCCGACACCGCCGGCATCGCCGACGGTCGGTCTCCTCCGGCAGTACCGTCGATATTCACGCTGACCAGCTCGGTTGCTCGCGCAACAATCGACCTCGCGTAGATCTGGGAACGCCCCCCGGCGGGCTGTGCACTCAACGTGTCCGTCGACGCGAAGACGACCACGGATCCGTCGCGTGAGACGGCGATGTCGCGGTCGATGCCCCGCGCACCCGAGGGTGCGGCTGCCATGGGATTGACACTCACCATGGTGGTCGTGGCCAGGCGAAGATCTCGTACATAAACCTGCTCGGTAGCAAGATTGTCCTCTGCCGTCAGCTTCGATGCCGAGATGAAAGCCACTACCGAGCCGTCACCGGACATTCGAACCGAAGTCGCCCCTTGAATCGCAGGTGCGGGACTCGTTCCATCAGTCACACTCACGAGCTGTGTCGAACCTGTGTCCCGATCCCAGACGAGCGCCTTCGCGCGTCGCGACGGGACGCTGCCCGCGAGGTTGTCGGCAATGGAGGTATAGGCGATGTAACGACCATCGTCGGAAATCGATGGCTGATAGGACGGCATATCTCCGGCCACTCCCCCGCGCGCGCTCACCATCGTGATGGCGCCGGTACGAAGGTCGCGGAGATAGACCTGCTCCACACCGTTCGCTAGATCGCTCATATTTGTCGCTCGGGTCGAGAAGGCCGCGTACCTGCCGTTCCCGGACAGAGCGATCGACTCGACCGGAAGATTGGCAGAGGCCGGGGGGAGGGACAGAGTCTCTGACACCTGGCGAGTCGTGGATTCCCAAGTAGTCGCCCATGACACGGTGGGCGGTGTCAGTGCGACGGCAGCGCCGAGGACGGCAGCGAGTGCGACAGTGTTACGAATGGTGCGGTTGATGATCATCACGACGACTCCCAGGGAGAGAGGGTATGGAGTTTGTCGAGAGAGTATCATAAAAAAATGAGTATCAATCAGTAATGCTTAAATTTCGGAGCAACTCGGGCCAGAGGGTGGGGGCGACGGGGTAGGGGGCGCTGAAGGAGAGGCGGTGCACGAGGCCCGCGAAGCGGGTGGTGAGGGCGGCGGCGACGTCGGTGGGGGAGCCCGCGACGGCGAAGGCGTCGAACATCTCGTCGGTGATGAGCTCGCCCATGGCGTCCCACTCGCCGCGGAGGGAGCCGCGGTGGAGCTGCTCGTGCACCGAGGCCCAGCCGTGCAGCTCGAGCACGGGGAGGTAGGTGGGGGTCGAGCCGTAGAAGGCGATCTGCTTCTTCACGGCGGTGCGGGCGGCCTGCACCTCCGACTCGTCGCGGCCGATCGCGATGAAAGCGGGGAGGCTGACCTCGAAAGCGGGTCGCGAGGCACGCGCATCCGGGCCCGACACGTCCGGGGTAGCCGCACGCCCCCGAGCCACCGCCGGCAGGCTCACCTCCTCGAGGTAGCGACGTGTCGTGAACGGGTGCGCGAGCATCCCGTCGGCCACCTCGCCCGCGACCTCCGCCATGCCGGGCCCGACCGCCGCCAGGGTGATGCGCGGCGCACCGAACGGGTTGGGCCCCGGGCTGAACATGGGCGGCATGAGGGTGTGCGTGTAGAACTCGCCCGCGAACGACAGGCGCGAGCCCGTCGCCCATGACTCCTGAATGGCGTGCAGCGCCTGCACGTACTCGCGCATCCGTGCCGCCGGCCGCGACCACGGCATCGAGAAGCGGCGCTCGATGTGCGGCTTCACCTGCGAGCCGAGGCCGAGCACGAAGCGTCCGCCCGAGATGAGCTGCAGGTCGTTCGCGAGCACCGCCGTGTTCATGGGGTTGCGGGCGAACGCCACGGCGATCGAACTGGTGAGACGGATGCGCTCCGTCGCCCGCGCCGCCAGCGCCAGCCCCACGAAGGGGTCGTGCTTCAGCTCGACGGCGAGTGCCCCGTCGAAGCCGGCGGCCTCGGCGGCGGCCACCGCGGCCTCGAGCTCGAGCGGGCTGCTCGAGACGTCACCGCCCCCGTCGATCGCGAACGGGGCGGGCTCTGACAGGGTGGGGTTCGCGGGCTGCTGCACGGCATCGGACATACCGTCATTCCACCGGTTGCCCTCGCCCCGCGCATCCTGCCTGTGGGGTTCCCACACCTCAGCCGCGGTCGACGAGCTCCTGATAGTCGGGGTGCTGGTCGATGAAGTGGGCGACGAAGCTGCACTGCGGAACGACGGTGAGGTCGCTCGAGGTGCGCACGTCGTCGAGCGCGTACTCCACCAGGCGCCCGGCGAGTCCGCCCTTGCGCTTGGCGGGGTCGACCTCGGTGCGGGTGAACACGATGCGGTGACCCTCGAGGCGGTAGTCGGCGAAGCCGGCGACCTGGTCGTCGAGGGAGATGGTGTAGCGGTTCTGGCGGACGTCGTTGCTGATCAAGGTGCTCGTCACGAGGCCGAGGATACGCCTGTCCCCTCGGAACTGTCAGAATTGCACGGTGCCAGTCGCCGATCCGTCCTCCGCTGCGGTGGCGGGGTCCGATCCGCGCGACGGCATCGCGGCCGGGGCGCGGGGCGAGGGGTTGCTGTTCCACGCCGACAACCTCGACGTGCTCGCCCGCTTCGCCGACGCATCCTTCACCCTCGTCTACCTCGACCCGCCCTTCAACACGGGGCGTCCGCAGGAGCGCAGGCCCACCACCTCGACCCGGGTGCCACCCGCCTCCGACGGGGAGACGGATGCTGCTGCCGCCGAACCGCGGCAGGGTCGCGTGACGGGGTTCAAGGGTCAGCGCTACGACCGCATCCGGGGCGATCTGCTGCGCTACGACGACCGCTTCGACGACTACTGGGGCTTCCTCGAACCGCGCATCGTGGAGGCGTGGCGGCTGCTCGCCGACGACGGCACGCTGTACCTGCACCTCGACTACCGGGAGGCGCACTACGCGAAGGTGCTGCTCGACGCGCTGTTCGGGCGGGAGTGCTTCCTCAACGAGATCATCTGGGCGTACGACTACGGGGCGAAGTCGAGGCGTCGGTGGCCGACGAAGCACGACACGATCCTGGTGTACGTGAAGAACCCGAAGGCGTACCACTTCGATTCGGAGCAGGTCGACCGGGAGCCGTACATGGCGCCCGGGCTGGTGACGCCCGAGCGGGCGGAACGGGGCAAGCTGCCCACCGACGTGTGGTGGCACACCATCGTGTCGCCGACGGGGCGGGAGAAGACGGGGTACCCGACGCAGAAGCCCGAGGGCATCCTGCGGCGCATCGTGCAGGCGTCGAGCCGCGAGGGCGACTGGGTGCTCGACTTCTTCGCCGGCAGCGGCACCACGGGCGCGGTCGCGGCGGCGCTCGGCCGCAACTACGTGCTCGTCGACCACAGTGCGGATGCGGTGCGCGTCATCCGCGAGCGGCTGCCGGGGGTGCGCGCGCTGTAGGGCGGGTGTTGGTCGCGCAAACTGCTCGTATTCGAGCGGGAAAGAGCAGTTTCTGCGACCAACGCGGGCCTGAGCGTGGGTGTCCCAGGGTGCGCGGGTGTGCTCCTCAGGTGGAGGCGCGCACCACCAGGTGGGTGGGGATGAGCGTGCGGTGCGGCGGGTTCTTGCCGGCGAGGCGGGCGACGAGAACCTCGGCCATGCGGGCGCCGAGGTCGGCGGAGGGCTGGTGCACGGTGGTGAGCGGCGGGGTGAGGGTCGACGCGAAGGTGTCGTCGTCGTAGCCGACGACGGCGACGTCGCCCGGCACCGAGAGCCCGCGCTCGTGCAGCACGCGCATGGCACCCGCCGCCATCTGGTCGTTCGCCACGAAGACGGCGTCGAACGCGGGTGCGCCGGCGGTGTCGGATGCGCGATCGAGCAGGCGGCGCATCGCCAGCACACCAGACTCCTGCGTGAAGTCGCCGAACTCCACGAGCTCGTCGGTTCGAGCTGCGTCGCCGCCCACGACCGCCCGCCACCCCGCCAGCCGGTCGATACCCGCGGGCATGTCCTGCCGCCCGGCGATGTGGGCGATGCGGCGCCTCCCGATGTCGACGAGGTGCCCGGTCGCGAGCCGCGCGCTCGCCTGGTTGTCGACGTCGACGTAGTGCGCGTCGGCGAGTTCCGGGTTCACCGGGCGGCCGCCGAAGACGATCGGCAGCGAGTCGCCGAGCCCCACGTAGGAGTGGTCTTCGGCGTGGTGCGACACGACGAGCGCCCCGTCGACGTTCCCGCCGAGCAGGTACCGGCGGGTCTTCTCGGGTCGCGCCTCCGACGCGATGAGCAGGTTGAGCGTGTAGTCGGTGTCGCTGAGCGCCCGCGCGACTCCGCGCACGACGGGCGCGAAGAAGGGGTCGGCGAACACCGTCGAGGTCGACTCGGGGACGATCAGCGCGATGACGTCGGTGCGCCTGCTCGCCAGCGACCGCGCCACCCGGTTCGGCACGTAGTTCAGCTGCGCCACCGCCGCGTGCACGGCCGCGGCAGCCTCGGGCGCGACGCTCGTCGACCCGTTCACCACCCGCGACACGGTCGCCCGCGAGACGCCGGCGACCGCCGCCACCATCTCGAGCGTGGGCACGCCCCCCGCGTTCTTCATGAGCCCATGACCGAGACCAGGTCGGCACGGATGCGCGACCCGGCCCCGCGCGTCCGGTCACGACGCCCGACCCCGACCTCGACCCCGGCTCCGCGCATCCGCACCGTCGCCGGCGGCCCGCCCGCCTCGCTACGAGACGGCATCGACCGCGCCGGCCGCAGCATCCGCACGGGCGATGACCTCGGCGTAGGCCTTCGCGCTGTCTTTGGGGGTGCGCACCAGCGTGTCGTAGTCGACCCGCACGATGCCGAAGCGCTTGCCGTAGCCCCAGGCCCACTCGAAGTTGTCGAGCAGCGACCAGACGAAGTATCCGCGCACGTCGGCGCCGTCGGCGATCGCCTGCGAGACCGCCTCGATGTGGTCGCGGATGTAGGCGGTGCGCTCGGCGTCGTGGATCGCTCCGTCGGCGGACACCTCGTCGTCGTACGCCGCACCGTTCTCGGTGACGTAGAGGGGAGGCAGCGCGTCGTACTCGTGGCCGAGCCGCACCAGCAGGGTGCGGAGCCCCGCGGGGTGCACCTCCCAGCCCATGCCGGTAAGGGGGAGTCCGCGCAGCGGGAAGGTGAGGAACTCCGAGCCCACGAACGGCGACTTGGCGGGCAGGCCCCCCGCGACCGCGTGCGGGTCGACCGGCACCACCGAAGGGTCGGCGGGCTGCTCGATGGGGTGCCCGCTCACCTGGTCGTCGTGGTAGTGGTTGACGCCGAGGAAGTCGAGCGGCTGCGTGATGATCTCGAGGTCGCCCTCGTGCACGAGCGGTCCGCCGGTGGAGAGGTCGATGCCGACCGCGGCGAGGTCGGTCTTCACGTCGGCCGGGTACTCCCCGCGCAGCAGCGGGTCGAGGAAGATGCGGTTGTTCAGCGAGTCGAGCCGGCGCGCGGCGTCGAGGTCGACCGGGTCGTTCCGGTCGGCCGGCACCGCGTTGGTGAGGTTGAGCGTGATGCCGAGGTGCTGCGCGCCGAGCTCGCGCAGGCGGGCGACCGCGAGGCCGTGTCCGAGGTGCTGGTGGTGCACCGCGGCGATGGCTGCTGCGGGCTCCTGCCGCCCGGGCGCGTGCACGCCCGAGGCGTAGCCGAGCAGCGACGAGCAGAACGGCTCGTTGAAGGTGGTCCAGTGCTCGACCCGGTCGCCGAGCGCGTCGTAGACGACCTCGGCGTACTCGGCGAAGCGGTGCGCGGTGTCGCGGTTCGCCCAGCCGCCCTGCTCCTCGAGCGCCTGCGGCAGGTCCCAGTGGTAGAGGGTGAGCCAGGGGAGGATGCCCGCGCCGAGCAGCTCGTCGACGAGCTTCGAGTAGAAGTCGAGCCCCGCCTGGTTCGTGAACCGGTCGCCGGGCCGGATGCGCGCCCAGCTGGTCGAGAACCGGTACGAGTGCAGACCCAGCTCTTTCATGAGGGCGACGTCGGCGGGAACGCGGTGGTAGTGGTCGACCGCGACGTCGAGGGTGTCGCCGTTCAGCACCGCACCGGGGACGCGGGCGAACGCGTCCCACACCGAGGCCTCCTTGCCGTCTTCGAAGGCCGCGCCCTCGATCTGGGCGGCTGCGGTAGCGGATCCCCAGAGGAAACCAGGGGGGAAAGCGGTGGTCATCGGACGACTCCTCGTGATGTGATGCGCGATTCGGCTCTGAGAGCGCTCTCGCCAGCTTAGTCAGCGCATCCGTCGGCTGCATCCGCGCAGCGGTCGTACGCGGGTCGTGCACCTCGGCGTGGGCGCTGGGGGAGGTGCCTACGCAAGCGGGCCCGGCCGCCCGCGTAACAGTAGTTCGCATAAGGCCGTGAGCGGGGGGCGCCGTGCGACTCTGGTACATCATGACCGAGCACACCGCCATCCGACCCGCCGGGTTCGCCACGCGTCAGGTGCACGCCGGCCGCGCCCCGGGCGCGGGGGCGGGCGCCGTGAACCCGCGGGCGACGCCCATCCACCTCACCGCCGGCTTCGAGTTCGACGACTTCGCGCAGGCCCGCGACCGCTTCGGCGGTGCCGAAGACGGATTCACCTACACGCGCATCGGCAACCCCACCACCTCCTCGGCCGAGCGGCGCATCGCCGCGCTCGAGGGCGGCATCGACGCCATCCTGGTGGGCAGCGGGCAGGCGGCGGTGGCCTCGGCCGTGCTCGGGCTGCTGCAGGCGGGCGACCACCTGGTGTCGGCGTCGAGCATCTACGAGGGGTCGCGCGGGCTGTTCCTCGACAACTTCGGCCGCCTCGGCATCGAGACCGACTTCGTCGTCGACGCGAACGATGCGGCGTCGTGGCAGCGCGCCATCCGGCCCACCACCCGGGCGCTCTTCGTGGAGTCGATCCCGAATCCGAAGAACGACCTGGTCGACATCGCGCTCGTGGCCGAGGTGGCGCACGCGCACGGCATTCCGCTCATCGTCGACAACACCTTCGCCACCCCCTACCTGCAGCGGCCGCTCGAGCACGGCGCCGACGTCGTCGTGCACTCGGCGAGCAAGTTCCTGGCCGGCCACGGCTCGGTGCTGGGCGGCGTGATCGTGTCGGGTTCGGCCTTCGACTGGGCGGTGACGGATGCGCGGGGCCCGTTGTTCCCGCACCTCGCCGAGCCGTCGCGAGCGCTGGGCGGGCAGAGCTACGTCGACCGCTTCGGCGCCGCCGCCTTCATCACCTACGTGCGCGACGTCGTGGTGTCGCGCTTCGGGCCGACGCCGTCGCCGCTCAACGCCTTCCTCATCGAGCAGGGCATCGAGACGCTCTCGCTGCGGGTCGACCGGCAGTCGCAGAGCGCACTCGCCATCGCGCGCTGGCTCGAGGAGCAGCCGGGCGTGGAGTCGGTCGACTACTCCGGCCTCGAGTCGAGCCCGTTCCATGAGCTCGCCGAGCGGTACCTCCCCGACGGGCAGGGCTCGGTGTTCGCGTTCACGCTCGCCGGGGGTGCTGCAGCCGCCGAGGTGTTCTTCGACTCGGTCGAGCTGTTCACGCGCATGACGCATCTGGGCGACGTGCGGTCGCTCATCATCCACCCCGCTTCGACCACGCACGCGCACCGCACGCCCGAGCAGCTCGCCGAGGCGGGCATCGCGCCCGGGCTCATCCGGCTGTCGATCGGGGTGGAAGACGCCGACGACCTCATCGACGACCTCGCGCTGGGGCTGGCGGCGGTGCGGGGTGCGGGTGTGGTTCCGGATGCGCGGGGGGCTGTCGCCGAGAACGGTGAGGTCGCAGCATCCGTCGTTCTGGGGAGCGGGACGCTCGACGTGCACGAGGGTCGCGCGCTCGCGCACGAGGCGGCCTGAGGTGGTTCGACCTCAGCACTTCGGCTGGTTCCTCTCGCGCGGATTCGGGCCGCACGGGTGGGGGCATCCGTACCTCGACTGGGACCACCGCTGGGCGGGGCCTGAGCTCTACCAGCAGTCGGTGCGCACGCTCGAGCAGGCGGGATTCGACCTCGTCATCATCGAAGACGCGCTCTCGCTCGGCAACGCATCGACGCTCGATCTGCGCATCCGCAGTGCTTACGGCGGGCCCAAGCACGACCCGTTGCTGCTCGCGCCGTACCTCTTCGACGTCACGCAGCACATCGGCATCGCGCCGACGGTGAACCCGCTGGCGTACTCGCCGTACCAGGCGGCACGCCAGTTCGCGACGCTGCAGCACCTGAGCGACAGCCGGTTCGGCATCAACGTCGTGACCGACGTGGGGTCGTCGCGGCACTTCGGGGTCGACCCGCTCGACCACGACGGGGCGTACGACCGGGCCGAGGAGTGGCTCGGGGCGCTCAAGCGGCTGTGGGGGAGCTGGGGTGGGGAGGGGCTGGTGGCGGATGCTTCGACCGGGCAGTTCGCCGACGGGTCGAAGCTCGACGCCTTCTCGCACCGGGGGGAGTACTTCTCGTTCGACGGGCCGCTGAACGCGCTGCCGTTCGGGGGAGGCGACTCAGAGGCGCTGTCGGGTGACCCGATCGTGGTGTCGCCCGGTGGGTCGCCGCGGGGGCTCGGGTTCGCGGGAGCGAACTCGCAGGTGCAGCTGGCGCTGGCGTCGCTCGACGTCGAGACGGTGAAGGCCTATCGCACGAAGGTGCTCGCCGCGGCAGCTGCGGCGGGGCGCGGGCCCGCCGACATCGACATCCTGTTCGTGTTCAAGCCGATCGTGGTGTCGAGCGCGGAGGAGGCGCAACGGCTCGTCGACGCCTCAGAGCATCCGTCTGACGAGGCTCTGCAGGCGATCGCGCTGGGGCAGTCGAGCGACCTCGAGACCGACCTCACCACGCTCGATCTCGACCGGCCGATCGACCCCGCGATCTTCGGCGACCACGTGTCACGCGGCACCATCAAGGGGCTGCTCGGAAAGTTCGAGAGCTTCGACGGGGTGCCGCTGCGCGACATCCTCACCGCGAAGGCGAAGCTCGGGCGCATCGCCTCCCGGGAGGGCTACGTGGGCACCGCCGACGAGATCGCCGACTTCATCGAGGAGTTCGGCGAAGAGGCCGACAACGACGGCTTCATCTTCTCAGGCGACCTCCACCCCGTCACCGTGCACCGGATGCTCGATGAGCTCGTGCCCATTCTGCGGCGCCGCGGGATTCTGCGGCGGTCGTACGGGGGCGGCGGGTTGCGGGGGAATCTGCGGGACTTCTAGCTGGGGTGGTGCCGGGCGTGCTGGGGTGGCGCGCTGTGCTGGTTGCCGCGCCGCCGCTGCTGCGGCGCGGGCGAGATGTTCGCGTGCGGTCGGAGGGCGCGGCCTGCGGTCGCACCCTCCGGCCACGCGCTCACCCTGGGTCGTCGAGAAGGGCCTGTTGCGTTCGGCGCGCGGGGTGGCCCGGCACGCCGGGGTGGGCGGGGTGGCCCGGCACGCCGGAGTGGGCGGGGTGGCCCGGCACGCCGGGGTGGGCGGGGTAGCGGCTACTTGTCGGCGGGGCGCTGGGTGGGGGTGGAGGAGGTGTCGGGGAGGATGAGGGAGCCCATCTCCTCGGCGGCGAGTTGGGCTTGGATGGCGGGGGTGTCGGCGTCTGCCGAGCGCGCGCCCGTGGCCGCGGCGGCGGCCGAGGCACCGGCCGCGCCTGCGCCCGCAGCGCCCACCGCGCTCGCGCCAGCGGTACCAGCAGCGCCGGCGGCGGCGCCCTCGGCGTGGGCCTCTTCGAGGGCGGACTTGGCGCGGAGGGGGGTGGCCTTGAGGAAGAAGCTCAGCACGAAGGCGACCGCGACCACCCCGAAGCACACCCAGAAGACGGTGGAGGTGGCGTTCGCCCAGGCGTCGACGAAGGGCAGCGTCAGTCGGGAGTCGGCGCCGACGAGGAAGGAGGTGTCTCCGCTCAGGGCGTCGCCGATGGAGCCGGGGTTGGTCTGCGCATCCGTCAAGATCTTCAGGATCGCCGCGTTCGCCGGATCGGACTGCACCGCGGGGTCGGTGGCCGCCGCTTGGGCGCCGGCGAGAATGGTCGGGTTCGTGAACGCCGCCGGCAGCGTCTGGCCGAGCCGCGAGAACAGCACCGAGAACACCACGGCGGTGCCGAGCGTTCCGCCGATGGAGCGGAAGAAGGTGGCCGCAGAGGTCGCCACACCGATGTCGCGCGGGCCGACCGAGTTCTGGGAGGCGATGGTGAGGGTCTGCATGAGCTGGCCGAGGCCGAGGCCGACCACGAGCATCCCGATCAGTACGTACCAGATGGGCTTGTCGGCCGAGAGGAAGGTGAGGTAGAAGAACGCGACGACGAGGAGGCCGGTGCCGAGGATGGGGAACATCTTGTAGCGGCCGGTGCGTGAGATGAGCTGGCCGGAGACGATAGAGGAGATCATGAGGCCCAGCACCATCGGGATCATCATGAGGCCCGCCTCGGTGGGCGTGGCGCCCGCCGCGATCTGCAAGTAGTTCGGCAGGGTCATCATGGCGCCGAACATGCCGAATCCGACGAGCACACCGAGCACGGTCGCCATCGAGAAGGTCGACGAGCGGAACAGCTTCAGCGGGATGATGGCGTCGTCGCCCATGCGACGCTCGACCACGAGGAAGAGGATGAGGCCGATCGGCGCGATGACGTAGCAGGCGATGGCGCCGAGGGAGCCCCAGCCCCACTCGCGACCCTGTTCGGCGACGAGCAGGATGGGCACCACCGTCAGCACGATCGCCGCGACACCCCACCAGTCGATGCGCACGGCGCGCTTGGTGTGCGGGATGTGCAGGAACATCAGCACGATGACCATCGCGATGGCGCCGATGGGGAGGTTGAGCAGGAAGATCCAGCGCCAGCCGGTGATGCCGAGGATCTCGGGGGCGCCGGAGAGGAGGCCGCCGAGCAGGGGGCCGATGACGCTCGAGATGCCGAAGGTGGCGAGGAAGTAGCCCTGGTACTTGGCGCGTTCGCGCGGGGCGAGGATGTCGCCCATCACGGTGAGGGCGAGCGACATGAGGCCGCCGGCGCCGAGGCCCTGGATGGCGCGGAAGATGGCGAGCTCGTACATGTTGGTCGCGATGCCCGCGAGGAGCGAGCCGACCAGGAAGATCGCGATGGCGATGATGTAGAGCGGGCGGCGGCCGAAGATGTCGGAGAGCTTGCCGTAGAGCGGGGTGGAGATGGTCGACAGGATGAGGTAGCCGGTCGTCACCCAGGCCTGCAGGCTGATGCCATCGAGGTCGTCGCCGATCGTGCGCATCGAGGTGCCGACGATGGTCTGGTCGAGCGAGGCGAGGAACATGCCCGCCATGAGTCCGAAGATGATGAACAGGATCTGACGGTGGGTCATCTTGCCGCCCGCCTCGCGGAAGCCCTGCTCTCGGGCCTCGGCCGCTTGGGCCCGGCGGCTGGGTGACGACGTGGTGCGAGACATGGCGATCCTCGGGACGAGACGGAGTGGGACGCAGGCGCGCCACGATGTGGCGGAGGGCGCGCGCAGAACTTTGCGCAGACTGCAAAGTTACACCCCGTGCACGATAGTTGACAACTCGCAAATATCTCCGGCGGGCGGCGGGATGTTGCCCGGCCCGTGCAAACTCGATGGACTTTCGGCGCTTCTCCGGAATCGGATGGACTCTCGTGTCCGAATGGAGTCCGGTCTCCATCCGTTTCGGGGGAGACCGGCTGCAGCCCTCAGGCGCCGAAGATCTTGCCGAAGAGGCCCTTGCGGCGGGGTTCCCAGCCGGCGGCTTCGAGGGTGTCGATGACGGGTTG carries:
- a CDS encoding GNAT family N-acetyltransferase; the encoded protein is MTSTLISNDVRQNRYTISLDDQVAGFADYRLEGHRIVFTRTEVDPAKRKGGLAGRLVEYALDDVRTSSDLTVVPQCSFVAHFIDQHPDYQELVDRG
- a CDS encoding TIGR03617 family F420-dependent LLM class oxidoreductase, which encodes MSDAVQQPANPTLSEPAPFAIDGGGDVSSSPLELEAAVAAAEAAGFDGALAVELKHDPFVGLALAARATERIRLTSSIAVAFARNPMNTAVLANDLQLISGGRFVLGLGSQVKPHIERRFSMPWSRPAARMREYVQALHAIQESWATGSRLSFAGEFYTHTLMPPMFSPGPNPFGAPRITLAAVGPGMAEVAGEVADGMLAHPFTTRRYLEEVSLPAVARGRAATPDVSGPDARASRPAFEVSLPAFIAIGRDESEVQAARTAVKKQIAFYGSTPTYLPVLELHGWASVHEQLHRGSLRGEWDAMGELITDEMFDAFAVAGSPTDVAAALTTRFAGLVHRLSFSAPYPVAPTLWPELLRNLSITD
- a CDS encoding O-acetylhomoserine aminocarboxypropyltransferase/cysteine synthase family protein, which translates into the protein MTEHTAIRPAGFATRQVHAGRAPGAGAGAVNPRATPIHLTAGFEFDDFAQARDRFGGAEDGFTYTRIGNPTTSSAERRIAALEGGIDAILVGSGQAAVASAVLGLLQAGDHLVSASSIYEGSRGLFLDNFGRLGIETDFVVDANDAASWQRAIRPTTRALFVESIPNPKNDLVDIALVAEVAHAHGIPLIVDNTFATPYLQRPLEHGADVVVHSASKFLAGHGSVLGGVIVSGSAFDWAVTDARGPLFPHLAEPSRALGGQSYVDRFGAAAFITYVRDVVVSRFGPTPSPLNAFLIEQGIETLSLRVDRQSQSALAIARWLEEQPGVESVDYSGLESSPFHELAERYLPDGQGSVFAFTLAGGAAAAEVFFDSVELFTRMTHLGDVRSLIIHPASTTHAHRTPEQLAEAGIAPGLIRLSIGVEDADDLIDDLALGLAAVRGAGVVPDARGAVAENGEVAASVVLGSGTLDVHEGRALAHEAA
- a CDS encoding LacI family DNA-binding transcriptional regulator, encoding MKNAGGVPTLEMVAAVAGVSRATVSRVVNGSTSVAPEAAAAVHAAVAQLNYVPNRVARSLASRRTDVIALIVPESTSTVFADPFFAPVVRGVARALSDTDYTLNLLIASEARPEKTRRYLLGGNVDGALVVSHHAEDHSYVGLGDSLPIVFGGRPVNPELADAHYVDVDNQASARLATGHLVDIGRRRIAHIAGRQDMPAGIDRLAGWRAVVGGDAARTDELVEFGDFTQESGVLAMRRLLDRASDTAGAPAFDAVFVANDQMAAGAMRVLHERGLSVPGDVAVVGYDDDTFASTLTPPLTTVHQPSADLGARMAEVLVARLAGKNPPHRTLIPTHLVVRAST
- a CDS encoding glycoside hydrolase family 1 protein, which gives rise to MTTAFPPGFLWGSATAAAQIEGAAFEDGKEASVWDAFARVPGAVLNGDTLDVAVDHYHRVPADVALMKELGLHSYRFSTSWARIRPGDRFTNQAGLDFYSKLVDELLGAGILPWLTLYHWDLPQALEEQGGWANRDTAHRFAEYAEVVYDALGDRVEHWTTFNEPFCSSLLGYASGVHAPGRQEPAAAIAAVHHQHLGHGLAVARLRELGAQHLGITLNLTNAVPADRNDPVDLDAARRLDSLNNRIFLDPLLRGEYPADVKTDLAAVGIDLSTGGPLVHEGDLEIITQPLDFLGVNHYHDDQVSGHPIEQPADPSVVPVDPHAVAGGLPAKSPFVGSEFLTFPLRGLPLTGMGWEVHPAGLRTLLVRLGHEYDALPPLYVTENGAAYDDEVSADGAIHDAERTAYIRDHIEAVSQAIADGADVRGYFVWSLLDNFEWAWGYGKRFGIVRVDYDTLVRTPKDSAKAYAEVIARADAAAGAVDAVS
- a CDS encoding site-specific DNA-methyltransferase; the protein is MAAGARGEGLLFHADNLDVLARFADASFTLVYLDPPFNTGRPQERRPTTSTRVPPASDGETDAAAAEPRQGRVTGFKGQRYDRIRGDLLRYDDRFDDYWGFLEPRIVEAWRLLADDGTLYLHLDYREAHYAKVLLDALFGRECFLNEIIWAYDYGAKSRRRWPTKHDTILVYVKNPKAYHFDSEQVDREPYMAPGLVTPERAERGKLPTDVWWHTIVSPTGREKTGYPTQKPEGILRRIVQASSREGDWVLDFFAGSGTTGAVAAALGRNYVLVDHSADAVRVIRERLPGVRAL
- a CDS encoding cell wall-binding repeat-containing protein; the protein is MIINRTIRNTVALAAVLGAAVALTPPTVSWATTWESTTRQVSETLSLPPASANLPVESIALSGNGRYAAFSTRATNMSDLANGVEQVYLRDLRTGAITMVSARGGVAGDMPSYQPSISDDGRYIAYTSIADNLAGSVPSRRAKALVWDRDTGSTQLVSVTDGTSPAPAIQGATSVRMSGDGSVVAFISASKLTAEDNLATEQVYVRDLRLATTTMVSVNPMAAAPSGARGIDRDIAVSRDGSVVVFASTDTLSAQPAGGRSQIYARSIVARATELVSVNIDGTAGGDRPSAMPAVSADGTTVAFTSEASDINEKHPAVGGTSIYVRDLIAKSTTLGTPNAAGTMGIAKAAHPVLSEDGRYLAFDTAQTDVVPEGSSFPLPYTQVYVRDRLTGSVVVASRNLVGTNAGNGQSDLPWLSSDGSLVAFRSAATDLTGTTPSPGSPQAFVAMGHVTPRLERIAGADRYTVSANVAADAFVSDGIVGPIVYVASGEGFADALPGSAAAGHDQGPILLVGKNTISADMRAELTRLTPRRIVVLGGPDTVSTQVENDLKAYTRTTVDRVSGPDRYSGSVAVSKTFLSSTVAYVASGENFPDALAGAAAAGRDKAPVLLTQKGSLPPGVKEELERLGVTKILVLGGPNSVTDGVVASLNTIAPTTRIAGPDRYEGAAAVSRTIFAGGAKTVFVASGEVFPDALSGGASAIKNGAPVILVTKNAVPAAAATELERLNPDRIVVLGGENTVSPAVFDSLEQYLPR